A DNA window from Vagococcus penaei contains the following coding sequences:
- the yidD gene encoding membrane protein insertion efficiency factor YidD has translation MFKKLFILPVRFYQKFISPLLPKSCRYYPTCSQYMIDAINYHGVVKGTAMGTSRILRCHPFVKGGIDYVPKKFSLKRNLDETYPGPYKKMKKANN, from the coding sequence GTGTTTAAAAAATTGTTTATTTTACCTGTACGATTTTATCAAAAATTTATTTCGCCGCTATTACCGAAAAGTTGTCGCTATTATCCAACTTGTTCACAATATATGATTGATGCAATTAATTATCATGGCGTAGTCAAAGGTACAGCCATGGGGACATCAAGAATTCTGAGATGTCACCCATTTGTTAAGGGTGGTATTGATTATGTACCTAAGAAGTTTTCTTTGAAACGTAATTTAGATGAAACGTATCCCGGTCCATATAAAAAAATGAAAAAAGCAAACAACTAA
- a CDS encoding DNA-directed RNA polymerase subunit beta: MDITRKRLLTQVSLVLLAILVLVILFFVGIFIGFVVIGKGAPSDAFNSTNWHQIIEIIKQ, from the coding sequence ATGGATATAACAAGAAAAAGACTGCTAACTCAAGTTTCACTAGTTTTGTTAGCAATTCTAGTATTAGTAATTTTATTTTTTGTTGGTATCTTTATTGGCTTTGTCGTTATAGGCAAAGGAGCGCCTTCTGATGCATTTAATTCAACTAATTGGCATCAAATAATTGAAATAATCAAACAGTAG
- the murA gene encoding UDP-N-acetylglucosamine 1-carboxyvinyltransferase: MDYIIVRETKSLNGQVKIEGAKNAILPILAGALLAETGTVTIDNAPILSDVFMMNNVIKYLNTDINFDESKNTITIDATKQLNVEAPFEYVSQMRASIVVMGPLLARNGHAKVAMPGGCAIGKRPIDLHLKGFQALGAEINQENGYIEARADKLKGARIYLDFPSVGATQNIMMAAVKAEGTTIIENVAREPEIVDLAMFLNKMGAKITGAGTETIRIEGVESLHGTEHSVVQDRIEAGTFMVAAALTKGNILIKDAILEHNKPLISKLSEMGTKIVEESGGIRVIGPNKLKATDIKTLPHPGFPTDMQAQMSVLMTLAEGSSILTETVFENRFQHLEEMKRMGANFMVSGNVARIDGVTGFQGAEVSATDLRAAAALILAGLRAKGLTKVTHLDYLDRGYYDFHNKLAKLGANIERISDEKVTSDAVVTVS, from the coding sequence ATGGATTATATCATTGTTCGTGAAACAAAATCTTTAAACGGACAAGTGAAAATTGAAGGGGCAAAAAATGCAATTTTACCTATTTTAGCGGGGGCTTTATTAGCTGAAACGGGTACGGTTACTATTGATAATGCGCCTATTTTATCTGATGTATTTATGATGAATAATGTCATTAAATATTTAAACACTGATATCAATTTTGATGAGTCGAAGAATACAATTACGATTGATGCAACTAAACAATTAAATGTAGAAGCTCCATTCGAGTATGTGTCGCAGATGAGAGCGTCCATCGTTGTAATGGGACCGTTATTAGCAAGAAATGGACATGCTAAAGTGGCAATGCCAGGTGGCTGCGCGATTGGTAAACGACCAATTGATTTACACCTTAAAGGGTTTCAAGCATTAGGAGCGGAGATTAATCAAGAAAATGGTTATATCGAAGCACGTGCCGATAAACTAAAAGGTGCAAGAATTTATTTAGATTTTCCTAGTGTTGGTGCGACTCAAAACATTATGATGGCAGCTGTTAAAGCCGAAGGAACAACAATCATTGAGAATGTTGCGCGCGAGCCAGAAATTGTTGATTTAGCGATGTTTTTAAACAAAATGGGAGCTAAAATCACAGGTGCTGGTACGGAAACAATCCGAATTGAAGGTGTTGAATCACTTCATGGTACTGAACATTCAGTTGTACAAGATCGGATTGAAGCAGGTACGTTTATGGTGGCAGCAGCTTTAACTAAAGGCAATATCCTAATTAAGGATGCTATTTTAGAACATAATAAGCCATTAATTTCTAAATTATCAGAAATGGGTACAAAGATTGTCGAAGAATCTGGAGGTATCCGCGTAATCGGGCCAAATAAATTAAAGGCAACGGATATTAAAACGTTACCTCATCCTGGTTTTCCAACAGATATGCAAGCTCAAATGAGTGTCTTAATGACTTTAGCTGAAGGCTCAAGTATTTTAACTGAAACTGTTTTTGAGAATCGCTTCCAACATCTAGAGGAAATGAAACGAATGGGTGCAAACTTTATGGTGTCTGGTAATGTTGCACGTATTGACGGTGTTACTGGTTTTCAGGGTGCCGAAGTGTCAGCAACAGATTTACGTGCGGCAGCAGCATTAATTTTGGCTGGCTTACGTGCAAAAGGCTTAACTAAAGTCACTCATCTTGACTATTTGGACCGAGGTTATTATGATTTTCATAATAAACTAGCCAAATTAGGTGCTAATATTGAACGTATTTCTGATGAAAAAGTTACTAGCGATGCAGTTGTGACGGTTAGTTAA
- a CDS encoding DUF1146 family protein: protein MEVYGVDTLVRFFSHLAFIYLAFWSLQSLRLDMIFKKGQHYERQIKMFYVFLSIVLGYTSSSFFLEVMYLMRNLFNSIG from the coding sequence ATGGAAGTATATGGTGTTGATACCCTTGTCCGTTTTTTTAGCCATTTGGCTTTCATTTATCTAGCTTTTTGGAGTTTACAATCTCTAAGACTTGATATGATTTTTAAAAAAGGTCAACATTATGAGCGACAAATTAAGATGTTTTATGTATTTCTTTCAATCGTATTAGGTTATACATCAAGTTCATTCTTTTTAGAAGTAATGTATTTAATGAGAAACTTATTTAATAGCATTGGTTAA
- a CDS encoding F0F1 ATP synthase subunit epsilon, translated as MSSFVVNIVTPSGVVYDHEAKFLVANTTNGSLGVLPNHAPLIAPLKIDAIRIDLSDTEGNKSDWVAVNGGIIEIRDNVVSVLANSAETEESIDVTRAEMAKKRAEEKIALAKERKDESIDMDRAEVALHRAINRLNVANKRK; from the coding sequence ATGAGTTCTTTCGTAGTTAATATCGTCACGCCAAGTGGTGTTGTGTATGACCATGAGGCAAAATTTCTTGTTGCAAATACAACAAATGGATCTTTGGGTGTTTTACCCAACCATGCTCCCTTAATAGCTCCATTAAAAATCGATGCCATTAGAATTGATTTATCAGATACAGAAGGTAACAAATCTGATTGGGTTGCCGTTAATGGTGGAATTATTGAGATTCGAGATAACGTTGTATCCGTTCTTGCCAATAGTGCTGAGACAGAAGAAAGCATTGATGTCACACGTGCTGAAATGGCTAAAAAGCGAGCAGAAGAAAAAATTGCTTTAGCTAAAGAACGTAAAGACGAGTCGATTGATATGGATCGGGCAGAAGTTGCTTTACACCGTGCCATTAATCGCTTAAATGTAGCAAACAAAAGAAAATAA
- the atpD gene encoding F0F1 ATP synthase subunit beta codes for MKLGKIVQVIGPVVDVAFPLDQTLPDINDALVVYKSENKQKVVLEVTLELGDGVVRTIAMESTDGLQRGMEVLATGGPISVPVGNITLGRVFNVLGEPIDLAGPISDDVERHGIHTKAPIYENLSTNTEVLETGIKVIDLLAPYLKGGKVGLFGGAGVGKTVLIQELIHNIAQEHGGISVFAGVGERTREGNDLYFEMKDSGVITKTAMVFGQMNEPPGARMRVALTGLTMAEYFRDQEKQDVLLFIDNIFRFTQAGSEVSALLGRMPSAVGYQPTLATEMGQLQERITSTKDGSITSIQAIYVPADDYTDPAPATAFAHLDATTNLERHLAEQGIYPAVDPLASSSSALEPSIVGEEHYKVATEVQHLLQRYKELQDIIAILGMDELSDNEKVIVGRARRVQFFLSQNFNVAEQFTGQPGSYVPLRETVKGFREILDGKYDDLPEDAFRNVGRIEEVIEKSGKSGY; via the coding sequence ATGAAATTAGGAAAAATAGTCCAAGTAATTGGTCCCGTTGTTGACGTAGCATTTCCGTTAGACCAAACGTTACCTGATATAAATGATGCTTTGGTTGTTTATAAATCAGAAAACAAACAAAAAGTGGTTCTAGAAGTTACGTTAGAACTAGGTGATGGCGTCGTACGTACTATCGCCATGGAATCAACTGATGGACTTCAACGTGGTATGGAAGTTCTTGCCACTGGTGGTCCAATTAGCGTTCCAGTTGGTAACATCACACTAGGCCGAGTATTTAACGTATTGGGTGAACCAATTGATTTAGCTGGTCCGATTAGTGATGATGTTGAGCGACACGGTATTCATACAAAAGCACCAATTTATGAAAATTTAAGTACAAATACTGAAGTTTTAGAAACTGGGATTAAAGTAATTGACTTATTAGCACCTTATCTTAAAGGTGGTAAAGTTGGATTGTTTGGTGGTGCCGGTGTTGGTAAAACGGTACTAATTCAAGAATTAATTCATAATATTGCTCAAGAGCATGGGGGTATTTCTGTGTTTGCGGGTGTTGGTGAACGAACTCGTGAAGGAAACGATTTATACTTTGAAATGAAGGATTCAGGCGTTATCACGAAGACAGCAATGGTATTTGGTCAAATGAACGAACCACCTGGTGCCAGAATGCGTGTTGCATTAACTGGATTAACAATGGCTGAGTATTTCCGTGACCAAGAAAAACAAGATGTTTTATTATTTATTGATAATATTTTCCGTTTTACTCAAGCAGGTTCTGAAGTATCTGCCCTTTTAGGTCGTATGCCGTCAGCCGTAGGTTACCAACCAACTTTAGCGACAGAAATGGGACAATTACAAGAGCGGATTACGTCAACTAAAGATGGATCAATTACCTCAATTCAAGCTATTTATGTACCAGCCGATGACTATACCGATCCGGCTCCGGCAACTGCTTTTGCCCATTTAGACGCGACGACTAACTTAGAACGTCACCTAGCTGAGCAAGGTATTTATCCTGCTGTCGATCCATTAGCTTCATCTTCTAGTGCTTTAGAACCAAGTATCGTCGGTGAAGAGCATTATAAAGTTGCAACGGAAGTTCAACATTTACTGCAACGTTATAAAGAATTACAAGATATTATCGCTATCTTAGGGATGGATGAGTTATCTGATAATGAAAAAGTAATTGTTGGTCGAGCAAGAAGAGTACAATTCTTCTTGTCACAAAACTTTAATGTTGCAGAACAATTTACTGGTCAACCAGGTAGCTATGTACCATTAAGAGAAACAGTTAAAGGTTTTAGAGAAATACTAGATGGTAAATATGATGACTTACCTGAAGATGCTTTCCGAAATGTTGGTCGCATTGAAGAAGTTATTGAAAAATCAGGTAAATCTGGATATTAA
- a CDS encoding F0F1 ATP synthase subunit gamma: MGGSLIDIKKRIASTKKTSQITSAMQMVAASKLTKSEQSSRRFQEYASKVRSITTHLASSQLRDIEGADSSSFDNNKMKMYNKLLIERPVKKTGYIVVTSDKGLAGGYNSSIIKKTVEILNKDHAGQDNYVLMTIGSSGADFFKHRNMPVAYELRGLSDYPSYDEVRKIVNSAIQMYNNEVFDELYVCYNHHVNTLSSAFRAEKMLPITDLDANEATEFEQEYILEPNEEAILNTLLPLYAESLIYGAVLDSKTAEHAARMTAMKSATENASSIIDDLTIKFNRARQAAITEEITEIVGGAAALEE, from the coding sequence ATGGGCGGTTCACTTATTGATATTAAAAAGAGAATAGCTTCAACTAAAAAGACCAGTCAGATAACGAGCGCGATGCAAATGGTCGCGGCCTCAAAGTTGACAAAATCTGAACAATCATCCCGACGTTTTCAAGAGTATGCATCGAAAGTTAGATCAATAACAACTCATTTGGCCTCTTCTCAATTAAGAGATATTGAAGGTGCAGATTCATCGAGTTTTGATAATAACAAAATGAAAATGTACAATAAGTTATTAATTGAAAGACCTGTTAAAAAAACAGGCTATATTGTTGTGACATCAGATAAAGGATTAGCTGGCGGATACAATAGTTCGATTATTAAAAAAACTGTTGAGATTTTGAATAAAGATCATGCAGGGCAAGACAACTATGTCTTAATGACAATCGGTTCTAGTGGTGCAGATTTCTTTAAACACCGTAATATGCCAGTAGCTTATGAACTTAGGGGTTTAAGCGATTATCCAAGTTATGATGAGGTACGAAAAATTGTCAATTCAGCGATTCAAATGTATAACAATGAAGTCTTTGATGAATTGTATGTTTGTTACAACCATCACGTCAACACACTATCTTCGGCATTTCGTGCTGAAAAAATGTTGCCAATTACCGATTTAGATGCAAATGAAGCAACTGAGTTTGAACAAGAGTATATTTTAGAACCAAATGAAGAAGCCATCCTAAATACTTTATTACCGCTATATGCGGAAAGTCTAATTTATGGAGCAGTTCTAGATTCTAAAACAGCTGAACATGCAGCTCGTATGACAGCAATGAAGAGTGCCACAGAAAACGCAAGTAGTATAATTGATGATTTAACCATCAAATTCAATCGTGCACGCCAAGCAGCAATTACTGAAGAAATTACAGAAATTGTTGGTGGGGCAGCTGCACTAGAAGAATAA
- the atpA gene encoding F0F1 ATP synthase subunit alpha → MSIKAEEISSHIKQQLAKYEESLTVDEVGTVSYVGDGIARAYGLENAMSGELLEFDNGVFGMAQNLESDSVGIIILGDFGGIREGDKVKRTGKIMEVPVGDALIGRVVNPLGQPIDGLGPINTRKMRPIEATAPGVMARKSVDEPLQTGIKAIDALVPIGRGQRELIIGDRKTGKTSIAIDTIINQKEQDMICIYVAIGQKESTVRNQVETLKKYGALDYTIVVSASASQPAPLLYLAPYAGAAMGEEFMYNGKHVLVVYDDLSKQAAAYREISLLLRRPPGREAFPGDVFYLHSRLLERAAKLNDSLGGGSMTALPFVETQAGDISAYIPTNVISITDGQIFLESDLFYSGVRPAIDAGLSVSRVGGSAQIKAMKKVAGTLRIDLASYRELEAFTQFGSDLDAATQAKLNRGKRTVEVLKQNVHEPISVEKQVLILYALTDGFLDTIPVNDIPRFEKEVCDYVENNYPAIFDTIKNTKNLPNPDDLNKAIEEFKGIFSSSTFSVADELK, encoded by the coding sequence ATGAGTATTAAAGCGGAAGAAATCAGTTCGCATATTAAACAGCAACTTGCTAAATACGAAGAGTCTCTAACTGTCGATGAAGTAGGTACAGTATCTTACGTTGGGGACGGTATTGCACGTGCTTACGGTTTAGAAAATGCAATGTCTGGAGAGCTATTAGAATTTGATAATGGCGTCTTTGGTATGGCACAAAACTTAGAATCTGATAGTGTTGGTATTATCATTTTAGGTGATTTTGGCGGTATTAGAGAAGGCGATAAAGTTAAACGAACTGGGAAAATTATGGAAGTTCCAGTCGGTGATGCCTTAATTGGTCGTGTTGTCAATCCTTTGGGTCAACCAATTGATGGCTTAGGCCCAATTAATACACGAAAAATGCGTCCAATTGAAGCAACTGCACCAGGTGTAATGGCACGTAAATCTGTTGATGAACCTTTACAAACTGGTATTAAAGCAATCGATGCTTTGGTTCCAATTGGTCGTGGACAACGTGAGTTAATCATTGGTGACCGTAAAACAGGTAAAACGTCAATTGCCATTGATACGATTATTAATCAAAAAGAGCAAGACATGATTTGTATTTATGTTGCCATTGGACAAAAAGAATCTACTGTCCGTAATCAAGTTGAAACACTTAAGAAATATGGTGCCTTAGATTATACAATTGTTGTCTCTGCCAGTGCATCACAACCAGCACCACTATTATATTTGGCTCCTTATGCAGGTGCAGCGATGGGTGAAGAATTCATGTACAATGGCAAGCATGTTTTGGTAGTCTATGATGATTTATCAAAACAGGCAGCAGCTTATCGTGAAATTTCCTTGTTATTGAGACGTCCACCAGGTCGTGAAGCTTTCCCAGGGGATGTTTTCTACTTGCATTCACGTTTACTAGAACGTGCTGCAAAATTGAATGATTCTTTAGGTGGCGGTTCAATGACAGCTTTACCTTTCGTTGAAACGCAAGCTGGAGATATTTCAGCTTATATTCCAACAAACGTTATCTCAATTACTGATGGTCAAATTTTCTTAGAAAGTGATTTGTTCTATTCTGGTGTGCGTCCAGCGATTGATGCGGGTCTTTCAGTTTCTCGTGTTGGTGGGTCTGCACAAATTAAAGCCATGAAGAAAGTAGCGGGAACACTACGGATTGACTTAGCAAGTTATCGTGAATTAGAAGCCTTTACGCAATTTGGTTCAGACTTGGATGCTGCGACGCAAGCTAAATTAAATCGTGGTAAACGAACTGTTGAGGTACTAAAACAAAATGTTCATGAACCAATTTCAGTAGAAAAACAAGTATTAATTCTATATGCATTAACAGACGGATTCTTAGATACTATTCCAGTTAATGATATTCCTAGATTTGAAAAAGAAGTATGTGATTATGTTGAGAATAACTATCCAGCTATTTTTGATACGATTAAAAATACAAAAAACTTACCAAATCCAGATGATTTAAATAAAGCCATTGAAGAGTTCAAAGGAATCTTTTCATCAAGTACATTTTCAGTAGCAGATGAATTGAAATAA
- the atpH gene encoding ATP synthase F1 subunit delta, translated as MTRQYAIARTYGKALFTEAVETKELAEVYQELLQLREVYHRVPDLGEILTDDRLSGYEKVNIVKDLENNFGIIIARFIHTVYDYGRMNDMPEIIDEFEKLYYEHFGIMIVDVTTAIALTMDQRHELEDKLAKRLNANKVVLRPRLNPAIMGGIIIESEHRIIDQSVKSQLERVHAELLS; from the coding sequence ATGACTAGACAATATGCCATAGCTAGAACTTACGGTAAAGCATTATTCACGGAAGCTGTTGAAACAAAAGAGCTTGCTGAAGTCTATCAAGAATTATTACAACTACGTGAAGTCTATCATCGTGTTCCGGATTTAGGCGAGATTCTAACCGATGATCGTTTATCTGGCTATGAAAAAGTTAATATTGTCAAAGATTTAGAAAATAATTTTGGTATTATCATTGCAAGGTTCATTCATACGGTCTACGATTATGGCCGTATGAACGATATGCCTGAAATTATTGATGAGTTTGAAAAACTTTATTATGAACATTTCGGTATCATGATAGTTGATGTAACAACTGCGATTGCTTTAACAATGGATCAAAGACATGAGCTAGAAGATAAACTAGCCAAACGTTTGAATGCCAATAAAGTAGTGTTACGTCCAAGATTAAATCCTGCCATTATGGGTGGGATCATTATAGAATCTGAGCATCGAATAATAGACCAAAGTGTGAAATCTCAATTAGAAAGAGTTCATGCTGAGCTATTAAGTTAA
- the atpF gene encoding F0F1 ATP synthase subunit B produces the protein MNNSLIVASSGQTTLSTILFVIVSFIILLLALKKFAWGPVVNMMQERQDKIANDIDNAEKSRNEASSLLQQREDDLRKARTEAQGIIAQAKETAENSAHAILIDAEKHAKQMKKQAEEDIKNERNRMLEDAKHEIADLSIEIASKILKKELSPETHQDLIKSSIEKLGVIEDD, from the coding sequence ATGAACAATTCATTAATCGTAGCTAGCTCTGGGCAAACTACGCTTAGTACAATCCTTTTTGTCATAGTTTCATTTATTATTTTGTTATTGGCTTTAAAGAAGTTTGCATGGGGACCAGTTGTCAATATGATGCAAGAGCGTCAGGACAAGATTGCTAACGACATTGATAATGCCGAAAAATCTAGAAATGAAGCTAGTTCCTTGTTGCAACAACGGGAAGATGATTTAAGGAAAGCACGTACTGAAGCACAGGGAATTATCGCTCAAGCTAAAGAAACCGCTGAAAATAGCGCTCATGCTATCTTAATTGATGCTGAAAAACATGCTAAGCAAATGAAAAAACAAGCAGAAGAAGATATTAAAAATGAGCGTAATCGTATGTTAGAAGATGCAAAACACGAGATTGCAGATTTATCTATTGAAATTGCTTCTAAGATCTTGAAGAAGGAATTATCGCCAGAAACACATCAAGATTTAATTAAATCAAGTATTGAGAAACTAGGAGTCATTGAAGATGACTAG
- the atpE gene encoding ATP synthase F0 subunit C has product MQYIAAAIAVLGASIGAAYGNGQVISKTIESMTRQPEMSGQLRGTMFVGVALIEAVPILGVVIALILVFM; this is encoded by the coding sequence ATGCAATACATCGCAGCAGCTATCGCAGTATTAGGAGCGTCTATTGGAGCCGCTTATGGTAATGGACAAGTAATATCTAAAACAATCGAGTCAATGACTCGTCAACCAGAAATGTCTGGACAATTAAGAGGAACAATGTTCGTTGGGGTTGCCTTAATCGAAGCCGTTCCAATCTTAGGTGTGGTTATCGCGTTAATTTTGGTCTTCATGTAA
- the atpB gene encoding F0F1 ATP synthase subunit A, which yields MAEKSWIVNIGGIYFDLTACIMIVLTCLVVFGIVYFCSRNLQMKPKGKQNVLEFLIDFVRNIVSDNVPSKEINNYHLLGFTFFMFVLVSNVLGLITKVVLFRGSEEISLWKSPTADPLVTLTLAFMAIILSNYFGVKKQGVKNYFVNSFAKPTAILLPIKLVEEFTNVLTLGLRLYGNIFAGEVLLSLIANLGASSPVKFVLALPLEVIWQAFSLFIGGVQAFIFVTLMMVYISHKIEHEEA from the coding sequence GTGGCAGAGAAATCCTGGATAGTGAATATTGGAGGAATATATTTTGATTTAACAGCATGTATTATGATCGTTCTCACTTGTCTAGTCGTCTTTGGAATTGTCTATTTTTGTAGTCGTAATTTACAAATGAAACCAAAAGGTAAACAAAATGTACTAGAATTCTTAATTGACTTTGTTAGAAACATTGTTTCTGATAATGTTCCAAGTAAGGAGATTAATAATTATCATTTGTTAGGTTTCACATTCTTTATGTTTGTTTTAGTTTCAAACGTACTAGGTTTGATAACGAAAGTTGTTCTATTCCGTGGTTCTGAAGAAATTTCGCTATGGAAAAGTCCAACAGCCGATCCATTAGTAACCTTAACCCTTGCATTTATGGCCATTATTCTAAGTAACTATTTTGGGGTCAAAAAGCAAGGTGTTAAAAATTATTTTGTTAATAGTTTTGCTAAGCCAACAGCAATACTATTGCCAATTAAATTAGTAGAAGAATTTACAAACGTCTTAACGTTGGGTCTTCGGTTATATGGTAATATTTTTGCAGGTGAAGTATTACTTTCTTTGATTGCTAATTTAGGTGCAAGCAGTCCTGTCAAATTTGTTTTGGCCTTGCCACTTGAAGTTATTTGGCAAGCATTCTCACTATTTATTGGTGGGGTTCAAGCATTCATTTTCGTGACGTTGATGATGGTTTACATCTCACACAAAATCGAACATGAAGAAGCGTAA
- the smpB gene encoding SsrA-binding protein SmpB has product MPKGDGSLIAQNRKARHDYTVIDTIEAGIVLQGTEIKSIRQRRINLKDGFARVMNGEVYLMNVHISPYEQGNIFNHDPLRTRKLLMHKKQIAKLVSETKNQGTTLVPLKVYIKNGVAKVLIGIAKGKKQYDKREDIKQRDIKREISRSLKSRQY; this is encoded by the coding sequence ATGCCAAAAGGTGATGGAAGTTTAATTGCACAGAATCGAAAAGCACGCCATGATTATACAGTGATTGATACAATAGAAGCTGGGATTGTTTTACAAGGAACAGAAATTAAATCGATTAGACAAAGACGAATTAATTTGAAAGATGGCTTTGCCCGTGTCATGAATGGTGAGGTTTACTTAATGAACGTTCACATTAGTCCATATGAACAGGGGAATATTTTTAACCATGACCCTTTAAGAACACGTAAGTTGTTAATGCACAAAAAGCAGATTGCAAAATTAGTTAGCGAAACTAAAAATCAAGGGACGACTTTAGTTCCTTTGAAAGTGTATATAAAGAATGGTGTTGCGAAAGTATTAATTGGAATTGCTAAAGGTAAAAAGCAATACGATAAGCGTGAAGATATCAAACAACGTGATATAAAACGTGAAATAAGTCGCTCGTTAAAAAGTAGACAATATTAA